One genomic region from Epinephelus moara isolate mb chromosome 8, YSFRI_EMoa_1.0, whole genome shotgun sequence encodes:
- the hps4 gene encoding Hermansky-Pudlak syndrome 4 protein, whose translation MAELISPDSRRCNYFFLYDGSKVKGEGDPTREGICYFYPEETPLDKQELLCGQLAGAGRCVSELSSSPVRILRLRRTKFAIRMKDDFFWALGCSVEVPTVSVCELLDQLIDLFCFYNGSVRQSYQLNSQEALAARWAQYLSHLRSGSSELHHIFSCLRTIDPTNVDPLLLLKAALILQACQRCPLVLAGCILFRGRVVSTQMSPELTMKVMVHESETYTKTQRPNGPNTFSSFGDAVSSTTVFLTLSELQYLQSAPVDKDFSSRSSSLKDTPPRKTRLSRTLSDTPSTESEPSYLGSSLSPQKVSFSPRLLESSVFSPDPSQSTSSPLSPSQESLEPPFSNGKHSPEAEEEALEESHYHSFHSNEGGGSDVHNEEDSSVFGGNSPLNGGGGGGDGDTACGTVFDFRGAGSGEVAPHDDKYLGESSIGGCGRDQGQKAATQDPPTCFSALDIPDECPLIPMTLYLHRVKGLVLALLVEPHFLSDSASMEEVYHSSLASLNGLEAHLRTISPGAPGTPGPYIFAHFDCIQSTLTTNLSGRPGGAPERPFVRATSLLHSHFCNTETLQEAIIRSAGAAVYGTRSVAQETYYQQHGGSLRNSGIPNHQDSAFSLPSKARHRLLKHGVNLL comes from the exons ATGGCTGAGCTCATATCGCCAGACTCGAGAAG GTGTAATTATTTCTTCCTCTACGATGGATCCAAGGTGAAAGGAGAAGGTGACCCAACAAGAGAGGGAATCTGCTACTTCTACCCTGAAGAG aCTCCTTTAGATAAGCAGGAGCTGCTCTGTGGTCAGCTCGCAGGCGCCGGCCGCTGCGTCTCTGaactttcctcctctcctgtgcGCATACTGAGGCTGCGCCGCACCAAGTTTGCAATCCGCATGAAAGATGACTTCTTTTGG GCTCTGGGCTGCTCAGTGGAAGTGCCCACCGTCAGTGTCTGTGAGCTCCTGGATCAGCTGATAGACCTCTTTTGTTTCTACAATGGCTCCGTCCGACAGAGCTACCAG CTCAACAGCCAGGAAGCTCTGGCTGCACGATGGGCGCAGTACCTCTCACACCTGCGATCAGGATCCTCAGAGCTTCATCACATCTTCAGCTGCCTGAGGACCATTGACCCGACTAAT GTTGACCCACTTCTCCTGCTCAAAGCTGCCCTCATTCTTCAGGCCTGTCAGCGCTGCCCTCTAGTGTTAGCCGGCTGTATCCTGTTCAGAGGAAG AGTTGTGAGCACACAGATGTCTCCAGAGCTCACAATGAAGGTGATGGTTCATGAGAGTGAAACATACACCAAG ACCCAGAGACCAAATGGACCAAATACCTTCAGCTCATTTGGTGATGCTGTCAGCTCCACCACTGTGTTCCTGACCCTGTCTGAACTCCAGTACCTGCAATCGGCCCCTGTGGACAAAGATTTTAG TTCCCGGTCTTCTTCTCTCAAAGACACCCCCCCAAGGAAGACCCGCCTGTCAAGAACGCTATCAGACACTCCCTCCACTGAGTCAGAGCCATCCTATCTTGGTTCCTCCCTGTCTCCCCAGAAGGTGTCCTTCAGCCCCCGCTTATTAGAAAGCTCTGTGTTCAGCCCAGATCCATCGCAGAGCACCAGCAGTCCGCTCAGCCCCTCACAGGAGTCACTTGAGCCTCCTTTCTCAAATGGAAAACACTCCCCTGAAGCTGAGGAGGAGGCGCTGGAGGAGTCACATTATCACAGTTTTCACAGCAACGAAGGTGGAGGCAGTGATGTACATAACGAGGAAGACAGCtcagtgtttggtggaaactcCCCTCTGAAcggaggtggaggcggaggagATGGAGACACAGCTTGTGGGACAGTGTTTGACTTCAGAGGGGCTGGGTCTGGGGAAGTGGCCCCACATGACGATAAGTATTTGGGAGAGTCCAGCATAGGTGGCTGTGGGAGAGATCAAGGCCAAAAGGCTGCGACGCAAGATCCTCCCACTTGCTTTAGTGCTTTGGACATCCCAGACGAATGCCCTCTGATTCCCATGACGCTGTACCTGCACCGGGTAAAAGGCTTGGTGCTGGCTCTGCTGGTGGAGCCACACTTCTTGAGTGACTCGGCGTCCATGGAAGAAGTG TACCACAGCAGCCTGGCGTCACTCAATGGATTGGAGGCCCATTTGAGGACCATCTCTCCAGGGGCCCCGGGCACTCCAGGACCCTATATCTTTGCCCATTTTGACTGCATTCAGAGCACACTGACAA ccaACTTGTCTGGTCGACCAGGGGGAGCCCCGGAGCGGCCTTTTGTGAGAGCCACATCACTTCTTCACTCGCATTTCTGTAAcactgaaactctgcaggaggCTATTATCAG GAGTGCTGGAGCTGCTGTGTATGGAACCCGCAGCGTGGCCCAGGAAACTTACTACCAGCAGCACGGGGGATCGCTGAGGAACTCTGGAATCCCTAACCACCAGGACAGTGCTTTCTCGCTGCCCAGCAAGGCCCGACACAGACTACTGAAACACGGGGTTAACCTGCTCTGA